The Paenibacillus sp. BIC5C1 DNA segment TTAAGCATCTGCTTCATTTCCCGGTGGAATTGGGACAAGGGTCTGTATACCATTTTCCACAACAACCAGCCGATGGCCAAACTAACTGCAGCAAACAGCAAGGTTAACAGAAACATCTGCATCATCCAATGGTTTTTCTCCTGATTGTAATCCGCCTTGGAGACTAGGGAGACCACGCTCCATCCCTGGTTGCTGTATTGCCTGTACCAGTAATAGCCTGAAGCGATTCCTGAAGTTGACACAGCAAGCGAAGGATCGTCAGGAACCGAAAACGTTGTATTTTCGGGAAAAACATCCTCTAACTCGCTGTAAGAGACCCTTCCATGGTTATCCAAAATGAGATGGGCCGTATTTTTGCTGATACCGTCTAAATCAAGAATGCTTTGCGTTAGCTTGAAGCTGGATTCACTGTATATGTAGGCATCATCACGTTCCGGCAAATCCACCTTTCGCAATGCCGAAAGGACGTATTGATCGTTAAACCTGTCGTTGCTGATATGGGGCCCGAAATAAGTGATTCCATAATAACTGGCCATGATCGGCAGCTTGTCTGGATCGAATGAATCCTTTACTCCCATTGTTTCAAATAGATAGATACCGTCATCGCGGAAATAGTACATGGATAACCCAATATTGGGATTGGTAAATGCAATTAGGTTCAACTGGTATTTGATCTGGTCGGTCAAATCACTGCGGTCATAAGGTTGATCCGCAATCATGAGCTGCTCCAGCTGTTTGCCGATGCTTCCCTCAAAGGCGAGCTGTTGGGATACATGGTTCAGGTTGCTGAGCGTATTTTCTAGGGATAACGTCACCTGTTTCAGATTGTTCTGAATGCCGGATTGTAATTTGGTTGTCAGAATGGAATTGATCGTACGGTAGGATAGGTAGCAGGAAAAGAGGAATGGAATGAGGGCTACGGCCGAAAAAAGAAAAAGAATTCGATTTTTGAGAGAGATTCGCTCGATACGAGACTTTCGTACATGATCTGTGTTCATGCATTCATCTCCGCTTCCGAGGTTTCAACACGCCGATATGGCGGAACCAAACTCCCCTGTAAAACACAAGGTCCTTCTGTCCTGCCAGGCTCAAAACCCCCGTTATGTTAGGTTACCATTCAATGCATTGAAACAATCGATTTGCTTGGATGGCACCTCTGTACAAGCTCAATTATATGCTTGGTATTACCTACTTAATAGGAGTGGAATGAACCAATTTCTATAAAATATAACACAATGAAAGGGTTCACATATCCCCCCCATTTACTCACAGGATAAAGAAGAACACCAACCTGTATTTTGCTCAAGCCTCTGTTATATAGACACTGAAAAAGCCTCCAACCAAATTAATCGCAGATTTTGTTGCTCCGCTTAAGAATAATATGATCTCGTTTATTAAGATTTTTTTATTCTTCTCACAGAGAATTCTTAACAAACAAGAGTAGACTGGTGAAACGTTAAAGCGATTAAATACATTGCATGGAGGAATTATGTTTAATATGTCTAATTTCAAGAAAATACTTCCAATCCTCATACTTCTCGTTTGTTTTACTAGCTTCGGTGTGGATGTTTTGAGTATCTATAACAATCACATTCGCAATTTTGACCAAAGTGTTGGATCATGGATTCAAGGTTTCGAGACACCTGCAATAACAAGCCTAATGAAGTTGTTTACGGACATTGGCGGAGGGTTACCATTAATCATTATCATTCTTTTGGCTCTCTTCATTATGTATCGATATTTGAGTTACCACAAAGAACTGGGCTTCTTGATTGGTGTAATGGTTGGCTCTACCGTGTTAAATGCAGGCCTCAAATTCCTATTTCACCGAGATCGACCACTCATTCACCGGATCATAGATGCTCATGGTTACAGTTTTCCGAGTGGTCATTCGATGTCTGCTTTTAGCTTCTATGGTGCTTTGTCTTTTATGCTCTGGAAACATGTGCCTACATTGGTGGGACGTATAATCTTAGTTCTGATAAGTTCCTTTTTAATTCTTGGAATCGGAATCAGCCGCATATATCTGGGTGTACATTATCCTAGCGACATCATTGGAGGATATTTTGTAAGTGCCTCTTGGTTAATAACCTGTTTCATGTTGTACAGGAAATATATAAAGCGAGAATAACAGCTCAACGAATATTCTCATAGACCTACAAATTTAAATACATGGATTCCTTAATGGACACCTGTGCTTATTACTTCCCTAAGGCTTGGATGATTTTAGTAGCCGTACTTACCATTCCCTTGTTCGATGCCATAGCTGTCAGCAGTTTAGATTGATTTTGTTCATTCATTTTTTTTATTACTTGGATTGTAGTATCTGAATCCGTCTTCATCATTTCCTGAATCAGTTTGGCTGCTGCAGTAACTGGCATATCCGAATAAAGATTAGATAGATCTTGTATCGACTTGTTTTGTGTATCCTTTGCCTCAGAATGGATTTTTTTCTGTAAAGCTGCAAGATCCTTATCTTTTGCGAGAGCCCGCGGTTTTATTTGAGCTGAGACATCTGCAACAACAGCAGGATCCATTTTACTCCATATTTTCGATCTTTCTTCCGTCGACATCTCTGTCATTGCATAAACGATCGTTACAGTGGATTGCTTCTCTAGAATAGCTGCTGCTTTGTTTGGCATCATTGCCGCATACACTTTTGCTATATCTTTTGCTTCGGCAATGTGTACACCTGCCTCGAGAGTTTCCTTGGACGGTATAATCGTGCCCGCATTATTTGTTAGCGTTGTACTCGGCATTTGCCTGTCTGTTTTCGTCGGTTTTGGTTTAACATCCGTAACCAGTGTCGGTTTAACTTCTGAGGGATTGTTACTTGATGAACCGCTCCCAC contains these protein-coding regions:
- a CDS encoding sensor histidine kinase; translated protein: MNTDHVRKSRIERISLKNRILFLFSAVALIPFLFSCYLSYRTINSILTTKLQSGIQNNLKQVTLSLENTLSNLNHVSQQLAFEGSIGKQLEQLMIADQPYDRSDLTDQIKYQLNLIAFTNPNIGLSMYYFRDDGIYLFETMGVKDSFDPDKLPIMASYYGITYFGPHISNDRFNDQYVLSALRKVDLPERDDAYIYSESSFKLTQSILDLDGISKNTAHLILDNHGRVSYSELEDVFPENTTFSVPDDPSLAVSTSGIASGYYWYRQYSNQGWSVVSLVSKADYNQEKNHWMMQMFLLTLLFAAVSLAIGWLLWKMVYRPLSQFHREMKQMLNSNFNVVDANSRIPEFEMLLTQFGRMKAHIARLYSEVELKEKRRADLEIEKLLYQINPHFLMNTLDTAHWLAVMNGQEEIDRLVTSLNKLLYYNLRKGGQSSTIREEIDSLRQYLILQKIRYNFQFDVHMHIDDELLNVSVPRFILQPLVENSLYHGLDDKGRIEVEVSRHNNKLEISIRDNGRGISEEKIKALLEQEQAERHRVGMGIGMNYVKRMLESYYEGQASLSVTSEPGKGTQIVIQLPIQCKKEEPS
- a CDS encoding phosphatase PAP2 family protein, which encodes MYRYLSYHKELGFLIGVMVGSTVLNAGLKFLFHRDRPLIHRIIDAHGYSFPSGHSMSAFSFYGALSFMLWKHVPTLVGRIILVLISSFLILGIGISRIYLGVHYPSDIIGGYFVSASWLITCFMLYRKYIKRE